One window from the genome of Leuconostoc suionicum encodes:
- a CDS encoding thioredoxin domain-containing protein yields MKHYIKGGNETKKGNKKQLPKPILIIVNKVLPVILLLVAGFFFIPYVSMNFQNNAVDHINKDNGSVMFYSSSCSHCQKVYPKIFWHNVLNFKNAGKQIQTINVQNPNNKHYISEFAVQETPTFMKPNNPDIRVVSTDVQVINDFSER; encoded by the coding sequence ATGAAGCATTATATTAAAGGGGGTAATGAGACTAAGAAAGGGAATAAAAAACAGTTACCCAAACCAATTTTAATTATTGTCAATAAAGTATTACCGGTCATTTTGTTACTAGTGGCTGGTTTTTTCTTTATTCCTTACGTATCAATGAATTTTCAAAATAATGCTGTGGATCATATCAATAAGGACAATGGATCCGTGATGTTTTACAGTTCATCGTGTTCACATTGCCAAAAGGTCTATCCTAAAATCTTTTGGCACAATGTTTTGAATTTTAAAAACGCTGGCAAGCAAATTCAAACAATCAATGTACAAAACCCAAATAACAAGCATTACATTAGTGAGTTTGCTGTGCAAGAAACACCAACGTTTATGAAACCAAATAACCCAGATATTCGGGTGGTCTCAACTGATGTACAAGTGATTAACGATTTTTCAGAAAGGTAG
- a CDS encoding CD3337/EF1877 family mobilome membrane protein, which translates to MKKSIILLLVIGSMLSSLFVSSFVIAPQPVYALTVDTPALRKAKRESDKEALAKDKADGKAVYEGTTQPTHTEKTIKDKLKYNDIDWINKNISKNFTAYYQSGSWTDLGLSSAHLVASLFMSLNLYIIYPLFDTALSKMFDLTNITQGINNIFSNVQQFTKQTWAGAVFKQLLYTAFGLGLVWVFIQSVKSGAGLKAILSVLLVAIIGSAWISAGGTVLTKVNEFTSTAQTAMFTETSNINGQFTDSGDKFESAIRRAYFEKAVIRPYTLANFGTTNLDASEKDGSYRLIGGKADSDVIDALAKSNDYLSKDGGEEWYQASVGLMAPLMSLAYGIPLLMIGVFNLILQLGAILLYYLSPFTVLLSLLPRFSNSALKTGLSALGLLFAKIGLLFGIMFVSWVGTVTDTIVPVTNSASALLNSIVYIVLMVLLWKNKSFLVQTVTGSSMANQALNKIQLTQAGQRAMLAGSEMVNSTKHGLENVKGFSGRHVIDKSEDKSKGKDDEDYDENRDRRGNAPDEQEMRELEEQRRQERAERLADEAERQRQRDDDEENIDPDNSDEDYIDRRGHGEDDELPTYTRTPYLIQNHDNTESYGNVSNEPDKAFNRGRVLDDESSEKLAEKRREARSQVLKPSAKSVTPKSMIVDDDKLQQRNFDEAVHHQEEITKDEEKELDKEL; encoded by the coding sequence ATGAAAAAGTCAATTATATTATTACTTGTGATTGGTTCAATGCTTAGTTCACTGTTTGTCAGTAGCTTTGTGATTGCGCCACAACCTGTTTATGCCTTAACCGTTGATACACCAGCTTTAAGAAAAGCAAAACGTGAGTCGGATAAAGAAGCCTTGGCAAAAGATAAGGCAGACGGCAAGGCAGTCTATGAGGGGACAACACAACCTACTCACACCGAGAAAACGATTAAAGACAAACTAAAATATAACGATATTGATTGGATAAATAAGAATATTTCAAAAAATTTCACGGCTTACTATCAATCAGGCTCGTGGACAGATTTAGGTTTAAGTTCAGCGCATCTTGTAGCGAGCTTGTTTATGTCATTAAATCTCTATATCATCTATCCATTGTTTGATACAGCTTTATCAAAGATGTTTGATTTAACTAATATCACGCAAGGGATCAATAATATTTTCTCAAATGTGCAACAATTCACCAAACAAACATGGGCTGGGGCAGTTTTTAAACAATTATTGTATACTGCTTTTGGTTTAGGGCTTGTTTGGGTCTTTATTCAAAGTGTCAAAAGTGGTGCTGGTTTGAAAGCCATTTTATCGGTTTTGTTAGTAGCGATTATTGGTAGTGCTTGGATAAGCGCTGGTGGTACAGTATTGACGAAAGTTAATGAATTTACGTCAACCGCTCAAACGGCTATGTTTACTGAAACTTCCAATATTAACGGACAATTTACTGACAGTGGCGATAAATTTGAGAGTGCAATCAGAAGAGCTTATTTTGAAAAGGCAGTTATACGTCCTTATACATTAGCGAACTTTGGAACAACCAATTTAGATGCGAGCGAAAAAGACGGCTCTTATCGTTTAATTGGTGGTAAAGCTGATAGTGATGTGATTGATGCCTTAGCCAAATCAAATGATTATCTTTCTAAGGACGGTGGCGAAGAATGGTATCAAGCATCTGTCGGTCTTATGGCGCCACTTATGTCACTAGCTTATGGTATACCATTGTTGATGATTGGGGTATTTAATTTGATACTCCAGTTAGGGGCTATTCTACTTTATTATCTGTCGCCTTTCACAGTTTTGTTATCATTGTTGCCACGCTTTTCAAACAGTGCTTTAAAAACTGGTTTGAGTGCGTTAGGCTTATTATTCGCAAAAATTGGGTTATTATTTGGCATCATGTTTGTTTCATGGGTCGGTACAGTCACAGATACGATTGTACCAGTCACAAATAGTGCTAGTGCGCTACTCAATTCAATTGTCTATATTGTTCTAATGGTTTTGCTTTGGAAAAATAAATCATTCCTGGTCCAAACGGTAACTGGTTCATCAATGGCAAATCAGGCTTTGAATAAAATTCAACTGACACAAGCAGGACAACGTGCAATGTTAGCTGGTAGTGAAATGGTCAACTCAACTAAACATGGCTTAGAAAATGTCAAAGGTTTTAGTGGTCGTCATGTTATAGACAAATCAGAAGACAAGTCAAAAGGTAAAGATGATGAAGATTATGATGAAAACCGTGATAGACGTGGCAATGCACCTGATGAGCAAGAAATGCGTGAATTAGAAGAACAGCGCAGACAAGAACGTGCAGAACGTTTGGCTGATGAAGCAGAACGTCAACGTCAAAGAGATGATGATGAAGAAAATATTGATCCTGATAACTCTGATGAAGATTACATTGATAGGCGTGGTCATGGCGAAGATGATGAATTGCCAACCTATACACGTACACCTTATCTTATTCAAAATCATGACAATACCGAAAGCTACGGAAACGTTTCTAATGAGCCTGACAAGGCGTTTAATCGTGGTCGAGTATTAGATGACGAAAGTAGTGAAAAACTAGCTGAGAAGAGACGTGAAGCACGTTCACAAGTTTTGAAGCCTAGTGCTAAATCAGTTACACCAAAATCAATGATAGTAGATGATGATAAATTGCAACAACGCAATTTTGATGAAGCAGTTCATCATCAAGAAGAAATAACGAAAGATGAAGAAAAAGAGTTAGATAAGGAGTTGTGA
- a CDS encoding conjugal transfer protein: MRGLPKLKVNFEYEKKQKDKAVKIPKAHVYNLSKVRKIVVGLLIILVLYFAYVLVLANSVAIKNRELRHNITNLTTRLDKASAGTTSYNPIVGQYLANFVTAYYTFDKSKSDAWLDKVTPYFAKNVTLSSSTNTEDMKLLQAKLNGIFTVDSIKTAQYNLTIDNDGKQNAMTVNVPYTQDNDKLTVIGLPYVANEIDSVGQVGKARFDKTGKTINDEAVTAKVQKFTKQFVQKYVSSSTKDMSLFMNNPVGLDNAVDLVNLDESDIKVTGSADKPIVTTKIKVKVHGSDITQVQTIYLELKKQNSTYFVTKFLQA, encoded by the coding sequence ATGCGTGGTCTCCCAAAACTCAAAGTGAATTTTGAGTATGAAAAGAAACAAAAAGATAAAGCGGTAAAAATTCCAAAAGCACATGTTTATAACTTGAGCAAAGTACGTAAAATTGTTGTTGGTTTGTTGATTATCCTAGTGCTTTATTTTGCCTATGTTTTAGTCTTAGCCAATAGTGTTGCGATTAAAAACCGTGAATTAAGGCATAACATTACCAATCTTACAACTAGACTGGATAAAGCCAGTGCTGGGACAACCAGTTATAACCCAATTGTGGGGCAATACTTGGCAAATTTTGTGACGGCTTACTATACATTTGATAAAAGTAAGTCTGATGCTTGGTTAGATAAGGTTACGCCTTATTTTGCTAAGAATGTCACTTTATCATCATCGACCAATACCGAAGATATGAAGCTGTTACAAGCTAAATTGAACGGTATTTTTACGGTGGATAGTATCAAAACGGCACAATATAATCTCACAATTGATAATGACGGTAAGCAGAACGCTATGACCGTTAATGTGCCTTATACACAAGATAATGATAAATTGACTGTGATTGGTTTACCTTATGTGGCTAATGAGATTGATAGTGTTGGTCAAGTGGGTAAAGCTAGATTTGATAAGACTGGTAAAACAATCAATGATGAAGCGGTCACGGCAAAAGTTCAAAAATTTACCAAACAATTCGTGCAAAAATATGTTTCTAGTTCAACTAAAGATATGTCATTGTTCATGAATAACCCTGTGGGCTTAGATAATGCGGTAGATTTGGTTAACCTTGATGAGAGTGATATTAAGGTCACTGGTTCAGCAGATAAACCAATTGTCACTACTAAAATCAAAGTTAAAGTACATGGTTCAGATATTACGCAAGTGCAGACAATTTACTTAGAACTTAAAAAGCAAAATTCTACTTATTTTGTCACGAAGTTTTTACAAGCTTAG
- a CDS encoding phage tail tip lysozyme, translating into MQKQLVSHFKRKILLFLAPYLACFLVLLLIVMALFYQDNNNDCQSTDTTVTVTINADKEAVAKSLHDNLKKISGVTEAGIAGYLGNTQHESGFNSSVIQSNAPYSESQAMNPKVSGYAFGLNQWDNSRRVELINYAKSKNKLWTDASVQYDFALNHDGTNSDLLKQGLRMTNIDDATEFLRASWERGGAGTTATRQSYARSWYAKFSNGSSDTAVDTATNGTETTQNTDNTTNNSNGCATNVAQGMGTSGAPVKEIPSAYKSKIKDTNFTATSSSNTYPFGQCTWYTYNRMQELGTQVENGLGNGADWGKNAKAKGYKTDSQPHVGWAVSFSQGADGADPTYGHVAVVEAISDDGKHFLVSECNVVASGTGTVSFRELTAGQGVTFIQGK; encoded by the coding sequence ATGCAAAAACAATTAGTGTCTCATTTCAAACGTAAAATTTTGCTTTTCTTAGCGCCTTATTTAGCTTGCTTCTTAGTGCTGTTACTTATTGTAATGGCACTTTTTTATCAGGATAATAACAATGACTGTCAAAGTACAGATACCACAGTAACTGTTACAATCAATGCCGATAAAGAAGCGGTTGCTAAGTCTTTGCATGACAATCTTAAAAAAATATCAGGTGTGACTGAAGCTGGTATTGCTGGATATTTAGGCAATACACAGCATGAAAGTGGCTTTAATTCTAGCGTGATACAATCAAATGCGCCTTACAGTGAAAGTCAAGCCATGAACCCTAAAGTAAGTGGTTACGCTTTTGGGCTTAATCAATGGGACAATTCACGGCGTGTTGAGTTAATCAATTATGCTAAGTCCAAAAATAAGCTGTGGACTGATGCAAGTGTGCAGTATGATTTTGCGCTTAATCATGACGGTACAAATTCCGACTTATTAAAGCAAGGTCTGAGAATGACTAACATTGATGATGCCACAGAATTTTTAAGAGCTAGTTGGGAACGCGGTGGTGCTGGGACAACAGCTACAAGACAAAGCTATGCTCGTTCTTGGTATGCTAAGTTTTCCAATGGGTCATCAGATACAGCCGTTGATACGGCAACTAATGGTACAGAAACAACGCAAAATACTGATAACACAACCAACAATTCAAATGGTTGTGCCACTAATGTTGCGCAAGGTATGGGAACGAGTGGTGCGCCAGTTAAAGAAATTCCTAGTGCTTATAAAAGTAAAATCAAAGATACCAATTTCACAGCCACTTCATCATCAAACACTTACCCATTCGGACAATGTACTTGGTACACCTATAATCGTATGCAAGAATTAGGCACACAAGTAGAAAATGGTTTAGGTAATGGGGCTGATTGGGGCAAGAACGCCAAAGCCAAAGGATATAAAACTGATAGTCAGCCACATGTTGGTTGGGCAGTTAGTTTCTCACAAGGTGCAGATGGTGCCGACCCGACCTACGGACACGTTGCCGTAGTTGAAGCGATCAGTGATGACGGTAAACATTTCTTAGTTAGTGAATGTAATGTTGTGGCATCTGGTACTGGTACAGTCAGTTTCCGTGAGTTAACGGCTGGTCAAGGTGTTACTTTTATTCAAGGTAAATAA
- a CDS encoding KUP/HAK/KT family potassium transporter, with translation MLKENQSKWSSAGALIAIGIVFGDIGTSPLYTMNSILNSAKSAHNLDTFVIGSVSLVFWTLMLITTIKYVIIALQADNHGEGGIFALYSRVKKPNKKWLLLPALIGGAALLADGTLTPAVTVTTAIEGLKGQGIGEFIFPNNQTIVLFVVTVILLIVFTFQKAGTKKIGKIFGPVMLTWFLFIGFFGLVNIFSDLSILKALSPTYAIAVLFSPENKTGIFILGSVFLATTGAEALYSDMGHVGKHNIYVSWIFVYTMLILNYMGQGAWIMSHANQENLLMQSSNPFFEILPSGWRIFGVVMAALAAIIASQALISGAYTLVSEAMNLKVIPRLRTFYPSEARGQMYIGTVNWLLCIIGLIIVWAFQTSHNMEAAYGLSITITMLMTTLLLYQFIKQEMKNKILAFFFVVIFGMIETVFLIASLGKFLHGGYVTLIIMVAILSVMMIWFYGNKRREAISQQNDYLSLKDYRKQLINLSKDNEEPIFASNLVYIVNIHQNYMLKRNIIYSILGSKPKRAETYWFVTIRSSNDPYEKSYSVDMLGTNNIVHVTLNIGFKVEPQVNMYMKQIANNLVKQNIIKPQFPKYTLNKRGTVGEFKYIMANQNYEDLLNLPDIHTWDRFIISGRLWLQSHTVKPSSFYGLEVSDVLEETVPLFIKDSNKSKIKLIQNEVKNVIKPE, from the coding sequence ATGTTAAAAGAAAATCAGTCAAAGTGGTCTTCGGCTGGTGCGCTAATTGCAATAGGCATAGTATTCGGTGATATTGGAACCTCGCCACTATATACAATGAATTCTATCTTGAATAGTGCAAAAAGCGCCCATAATCTTGACACTTTTGTTATTGGTTCTGTTTCATTAGTATTTTGGACTTTAATGTTAATTACTACTATTAAGTACGTTATCATAGCTTTGCAAGCTGACAACCATGGTGAGGGTGGTATCTTTGCTCTATACAGCAGAGTTAAAAAACCTAATAAAAAATGGCTATTATTACCAGCTTTAATTGGTGGGGCAGCTTTATTAGCCGACGGAACATTGACTCCAGCAGTTACAGTTACTACAGCTATAGAGGGCTTGAAGGGGCAAGGGATAGGCGAATTTATTTTTCCAAATAATCAAACCATAGTTTTGTTTGTAGTGACTGTGATTTTATTAATTGTTTTCACATTCCAAAAAGCTGGTACAAAAAAAATCGGAAAAATTTTTGGACCCGTCATGCTTACTTGGTTCTTGTTTATTGGTTTTTTTGGTCTAGTTAACATCTTTAGTGATCTATCAATCCTTAAAGCTCTGTCACCAACATATGCCATTGCTGTTCTATTTAGTCCTGAGAACAAGACTGGAATTTTTATTTTAGGAAGCGTTTTTTTAGCTACCACTGGTGCTGAAGCGCTATATTCTGACATGGGTCATGTTGGTAAGCATAACATTTATGTTAGTTGGATTTTTGTCTACACCATGCTAATCCTGAATTATATGGGACAGGGTGCCTGGATTATGTCTCATGCTAATCAAGAAAATCTGTTGATGCAATCGTCTAATCCATTTTTCGAGATTTTACCCAGTGGGTGGCGGATTTTTGGAGTGGTAATGGCCGCTTTAGCAGCAATCATTGCTTCTCAAGCTCTCATTTCTGGGGCATACACTTTAGTCAGTGAAGCCATGAATTTAAAGGTCATTCCTCGTTTGCGTACTTTTTACCCTAGTGAAGCAAGAGGGCAAATGTACATTGGTACTGTGAACTGGCTACTATGCATTATAGGTTTGATTATTGTATGGGCATTCCAAACTTCTCATAACATGGAAGCTGCTTATGGACTTTCAATTACAATAACAATGCTGATGACAACGTTGTTACTGTATCAATTTATTAAGCAAGAAATGAAAAATAAAATTTTGGCTTTCTTTTTTGTGGTCATCTTTGGAATGATTGAAACCGTATTTTTGATAGCAAGTCTTGGTAAATTTTTACATGGTGGTTATGTAACATTGATTATAATGGTTGCTATTTTAAGCGTTATGATGATTTGGTTCTATGGTAATAAACGTCGTGAGGCCATATCTCAACAAAATGATTATCTTTCTTTAAAAGATTACAGAAAACAACTTATTAATTTGTCGAAAGATAATGAAGAGCCAATCTTTGCTTCGAATTTAGTTTATATTGTAAATATTCATCAAAACTACATGCTAAAAAGAAACATCATATACTCTATTCTAGGCTCAAAACCTAAAAGAGCTGAAACATACTGGTTTGTTACTATACGTTCATCAAACGATCCGTATGAAAAAAGCTATTCAGTCGATATGTTGGGTACTAACAATATCGTACATGTTACGTTAAACATTGGATTTAAAGTTGAACCACAAGTTAACATGTACATGAAGCAAATTGCCAATAATCTTGTTAAACAAAATATTATAAAACCACAGTTTCCTAAATATACGCTTAATAAGCGAGGAACTGTTGGAGAATTTAAGTATATTATGGCGAACCAAAATTATGAAGATTTACTTAATCTACCAGACATTCATACTTGGGATCGCTTTATTATATCTGGTAGATTATGGCTGCAATCACATACTGTTAAACCAAGTAGTTTTTATGGGCTAGAAGTGAGTGATGTACTGGAGGAAACAGTGCCATTATTTATTAAAGATTCAAACAAAAGTAAAATTAAACTTATTCAAAACGAGGTTAAAAATGTCATCAAACCTGAATAA
- a CDS encoding alanyl-tRNA synthetase: protein MDLTKRDVREIAMSKYFNKKTVPYWVIAVLVVLSAVILAVQFKANSSNQTTTATVKTSSSSEKASSSTKKYVAGKDYKITYSNTNLIDKATLDKALKDSTGADISYMMDTSEDGGDMAKVEVYYNKDKNLLVENLFKNGHSSNEATTAVVYNLKNNQIVNSGVNYDTNYQSSWLVYTWENLTK, encoded by the coding sequence ATGGACTTAACAAAACGAGATGTGAGAGAAATTGCAATGTCAAAGTATTTTAATAAAAAAACAGTTCCATATTGGGTTATTGCTGTATTAGTTGTGTTGAGTGCCGTTATTTTAGCCGTGCAATTCAAAGCTAATTCAAGTAATCAGACAACAACAGCGACTGTGAAAACATCAAGTAGTTCAGAAAAAGCATCATCGAGTACCAAAAAATATGTTGCTGGTAAAGATTACAAGATCACTTATAGTAATACCAATTTAATTGACAAGGCTACTTTAGATAAGGCTTTAAAAGATAGTACTGGTGCGGATATATCTTATATGATGGATACGTCCGAAGACGGTGGCGACATGGCAAAGGTTGAAGTCTACTACAACAAAGATAAAAATTTGTTAGTTGAAAATTTGTTCAAAAACGGACATTCGAGTAATGAAGCCACAACTGCTGTTGTATATAATTTAAAAAACAATCAAATTGTCAATAGTGGCGTAAATTACGACACAAATTACCAGTCGTCATGGCTGGTTTATACATGGGAAAATTTAACTAAATAA
- the uasX gene encoding serine-rich aggregation substance UasX, with amino-acid sequence MQNSKTYKLYKSGKLWVVGAVAVAGVAVSANTTQVSADTVPTTTDASTAQSVQATTKALPQVKAVVLSASTDVVSDASSTVDDGTTVDNGGTSNNDGTTVDNGGSSSSSDNGGSGSSSDNNGGGSSSDNGGSGSSSDNNGSGSSSNDDGTTVDNGGSSSSSDNGGSSSSSDNGGSSSSDNGGSSSSSDNNGSSSNGGGTDSSTTGGNGSSSDNNTVPLTPTTPDTNNQGEVNHVKPVEVTPDNSGNVVDVPTQVASVPSVARAVEAYNQALTANDKDATKAPVVEAKQKLDDAVAKALPLTHATEKSFMAGNGILALAMSGLVALGGLIYKRKQI; translated from the coding sequence ATGCAAAATTCAAAAACGTATAAATTATACAAATCTGGTAAGCTCTGGGTTGTTGGGGCGGTTGCAGTAGCTGGTGTTGCTGTGAGTGCTAACACTACACAAGTTAGTGCTGATACTGTACCAACCACAACTGATGCTAGTACAGCACAATCAGTACAAGCAACAACTAAGGCGTTGCCACAAGTTAAGGCAGTTGTACTAAGTGCATCAACTGATGTTGTGAGTGATGCCAGTTCAACCGTAGATGACGGTACGACCGTTGACAATGGTGGCACATCAAACAATGACGGTACCACAGTAGATAATGGTGGCAGTTCTTCATCATCTGATAATGGCGGTTCCGGTTCATCAAGCGACAACAACGGTGGCGGTTCTTCGTCTGACAATGGCGGTTCTGGTTCATCAAGTGACAACAACGGTAGCGGTTCTTCATCAAATGATGACGGGACAACCGTTGATAATGGTGGTAGTTCTTCATCATCTGATAATGGCGGTTCAAGTTCATCAAGCGATAACGGTGGCAGTTCTTCATCTGATAATGGTGGTTCAAGCTCATCAAGTGATAACAATGGTTCATCATCAAATGGTGGCGGTACGGATAGTTCAACGACAGGTGGCAATGGGTCATCAAGCGATAATAACACTGTTCCACTTACACCAACAACGCCTGACACAAACAATCAAGGCGAAGTCAACCATGTTAAGCCAGTTGAAGTAACACCTGATAATTCAGGAAACGTTGTTGATGTGCCAACACAAGTTGCTAGTGTACCTAGCGTTGCTCGTGCAGTTGAAGCTTATAATCAAGCACTAACGGCTAATGACAAAGATGCGACAAAGGCACCAGTTGTTGAAGCCAAGCAAAAACTTGATGACGCCGTAGCTAAGGCATTGCCATTAACACATGCCACAGAAAAGTCATTTATGGCTGGTAATGGCATCTTAGCATTGGCAATGTCTGGTTTAGTTGCTTTGGGTGGTTTGATTTACAAGCGTAAGCAAATTTAA
- a CDS encoding TcpD family membrane protein, with protein MDFYNSIKPLLLVGTVVIAGGRALMHYGKNESKDMWMSIFIGALVYFFVNGPQNSLQAFSGILNALLNWVKGIGG; from the coding sequence TTGGACTTTTATAATTCAATTAAACCTTTATTGTTAGTTGGTACGGTTGTTATTGCTGGTGGACGTGCGTTGATGCATTATGGAAAAAATGAATCTAAAGATATGTGGATGTCAATTTTTATTGGTGCATTAGTGTATTTCTTCGTCAATGGACCGCAAAATAGTTTACAGGCGTTTAGTGGTATTTTGAATGCTTTGCTAAATTGGGTTAAGGGTATTGGTGGTTAA